The window CACATTTGCTGATTCAACCAACAGTTtacttgccttttttttttttttttttttttttttttataaaatcagTTCTTTGACAGACGGAATCTCACCGGGCCCTCAAATTGATGAAAGTGTCTCCCCCTTATGGTACACACAGAGACTGGCATGTGGAGAAGGTCATGACCTGGAGGTGGAGTGAATCAGGAATACAGTACTGACTTTCCCCCAGCCCCATTTCACGGAGCGTGGCAGCCCTATaacatttgatctttttttgtcTCGTTTTGGGATCTAACGATTGCCGTCGCTGCAGAGCGGGGCATACCAGCTCCTTCACTCGAAATGACTGTTAAAGGATTGCGTAAAACCTTTCAaatgattttattaatttttagaaCTCCACATTCCTATGTTGTACCCACaaatttcaagtattttctcatgtataggaaaaagaaaacacttgaGGGGAGGTGGGAGAAGgtcaatgtttttgtgtatttggagttttttttttttttttttttttcaggctaaAATCCCCATTCAAGCTTAAGTATTGCAGTGTCCACATTTCAGAGTTTATGATGCAGGGGTTGGGATTGTGTACAAAATGTGAGCTTTTTATCTGCAAAACTTTCTCTGTAAATATGTTTTGGTTCTCTTTATTTTGCTATCGTTTGAAGATGTTAAtggttttattgtaacttttaATAAgggtaaaataaatgtttgatccCCTCTGGCTGTGTTTTGCCTTATTTGCACGGAATCGTTTGCCCACCTGTGTTGTTAAATTCACATTCAGTTAAATTGGGTCTGCAATGAATGTAAAACTAAACGCTGGGTGGGTTGGCTATTTTGGTATGatcatataaaacaaaaacattggtggtGGGAAATGTAGGATTCTAAAACCCAGaacagaatcttttttttttttttttttttttttaaagaacaaatgaaacaaccccccccccccccctatattATCAAAGCTTTAACAATATTTGTTGAATTGTCCCCAAAACAAATTTGCCaaatcacacatgcacacgtgtCCTCAATGTACATATGAAATATGTCAGAAAGGGACCAGGATTGGTGTcataaattacatattttaaatcctAACTATAAGTTTTGCCTGTCTCCGTAATCCCTTCGGAGTCTAACGCACTTTCCCAGCTTTTACTGCCACACCAGTGCACTCCAGGAAGGTTTCTTCCGGGACCTTAACAAGCTCGGTCGCCACGGCCATCTCGATGTCATCCAGATCGTCAAAACTTGTCCCCTTGATGACCCCCATGGGCttgggaagggggaaaaaaaaccacaggTGAGTTGGGAGGTTGCTTCAGTAAGGCGATGTTCTCTGCTAAGAACAGTCATATGCTCAGGGCGTCGTAAGCAGGTGTGTTGTCATGCTGACATAGCCACTACTATTCCTGGCAGAACTCTCTTCTCACTCTGAACGGAGCAAATGCTGCAGGATCTCGTCGTAGACATGCTTGGTGATCGTCTGGCACACACTGAAGGGGAAAACCCGTAGTTTGCATTTGCAATCGACTATCTTTTGTGATGCCAGTCCTCGACCTTTTCTGACATAACATGTCCATGCATACAAACGTAAAACTTGAATGTTGCCCATCCaaatcaaaaatacatttcttgtcTACCCCAATTGTCATAATTTTGTATAATTTCACAAATTTGTGGAGCATTGTTTTATTTCCCATTCACCCCAAACAACCAAAATTCCTTTCATTGTACTTTTTCAATCCATTTCTTTGTTTCAATCTCGCTAGTAAGTTTATTAAGGTACAACAAATCTTGGATGGAACAGATACAACGCCTTTTGGTTGTTCACCCTCAACTTAAATCATTATTGATATAAACAACGAAGCCGTAAATTCCCTATAAATACAATTATCGATGCATCAAGAGATAAACTTGATTTAGATCTTACACGTAGACAAACCTTGATTGACACTTACTGACCTCATCAATATccgaattcactttacaggagGGCCtttaatggtgtgtgtgtgtgcgcgtgttttaGTTGTTGACCGataaactaaatacaaatttcATTCAGTCGCAGAATGTACGCCCTCCCCCCACGCTGACCATACGGCCCCCGGTTAGATGTGCTCTTACACCCACACTAACGTGTCAATGCCACATTAAGAGTGTACAATATTTTGGCTCTCAGATCATTAAGACTGTCAGCGTAATGTCAGCTCAACCAACTAAATAAGCATGCGTTGATATTTGGCGCTCCCTTGTGGACAGAATGTGTAATTTCTGACAGCGTTTATCTTTTCCCTTTACTGGAGTTTTTTTCTCTTGCCCAGTGATGCTGTTCTTGCACTAACGTCGCGATTCAAAACAGGTGAGCTCATCCTGTATTCGTATAAACGCTTCTTAAAAAGGCTTTTACGTGTAGGGTCGCATGACGAggtggccgagtggttaaggcgatggactgctaatccattgtgctctgcacgcgtgggttcgaatcccatcctcgtcggaAGTTATTGTTTATTCGCGCCGTGTAAAAAAATATCCGCGAACTGTTTTTCTTCTCGTTCAAACAGACAATATCACGAACACTACTGAACAAAAAGTATGTACAGATGTTTGTTGGCATCGGCAGCAGTCTTCATGCGGGCATTCAAATGTCAGTTAGACGGAGGGTAAGTGAACGCACCACGCGTCGCCATTGTTGCACACATTTGAGCTAAACTTTGCTTcgcgtgttgttgttgttggacgaGTTGGAAATATGGCCATGGAAGCCTGGTACATGGACAACTCCGACGAAGACCAGAGAAAGTCGCACAAGCTCGAGCCGAATCGGCCAGTTTCGTTGGAGGAGTTAAAACACCTTGGGGTTTTGCACTGGAAGGTAACTGTTTTGCTACAGTCAtgacaatatccatccatccattttctgagccgcttctcctcactagggtcgcgggcgtgctggagcctatcccagctgtcatcgggcaggagtaaTGACaatatgtgatttaaaaaatcctGCACAGACTTTGTGGCCGAGATTTGCCGAACTTTGAATGAGTGGGACATTTTTGGCGTGGTGCCACTGCTTTGAGATCGATTGCAGGATTGAGTACTTGAAATCATcagaaagatgattctgattctgaacggAGACTGCAGTTTTACCTGCATCACTACTAACTGGAAAGAAACTCACAATTACACATGAATCACTTGGACTCCTCAGAAATAGTTTGGAATATAGTTTTGGGCTtctgggtgaaatttcaggatgaacataAATGTTGGATTTTAGCTTCACCCGAAAGCTGAATATAGAAAACGTTTTGTGCGTATTCAATAGTATTTGATAGACTGGAGTCGTTAGCAGCTATACAATATTGTGTCGTTATTGCAGCTGAATGCTGACATCTACGAAACAGACCCAGAACTTCAGCGTATCAGGAAAGAGCGAGGCTACTCCTACATGGACATCATCACCATTGAGAAGAATACACTGCCAAATTATGAGGAAAAGGTAACCTGGAAGCTTCATCCATAAATCTGACTGTTTTGGGTAAGACATGGGCATGTTCTAATAGTTTTAGAGGTTTTCTTTCACGCATAGGTATGGGTTGAATTGCCATTTCTAGTTTGCATTTGTACTACTACCTTCTGTTTGGCCGGTTCAGTATgataatgaaaaaacaaaaacaaaacctctgTCTCTCATCAGTTAAAGATGTTCTTTGAGGAACACTTACATTTGGACGATGAGATTCGCTACATCCTTGATGGCCAGGCCTACTTCGATGTGAGAGACAAAGAGGACCGCTGGATAAGAATTGCCATGAGGACGGGTGACCTTATTACCCTGCCAGCCGGCATCTACCACCGCTTCACCTTGGACGAGTCGGTAAGCCCGATCGCTGAAACAGATTGAACGTTTTGACCATCGACGGGTGAATGTTTCTGGAGACATGGCGGTGCGTCTACTCGAATACAGAGTAAAGATTCATTTGAAGTAAGACTTATTTATACATACTGTTTGCATAAGAATTCATCATATTCACAATGCTTCACTTAAGATTGAAAACATCGACACATTTCTCAGCTTTTTGGGCTCTCAACACCACCAcagtggatttgaaatgaaacattgtGCTTTAACTTGAAGACTTTCAGCTTTAGgtttgagggtatttacatccaggAATTAAAGCAGTTTGTCTTTATGCCTCCCACTTTTTCAGGcaccaaaagtaatgggacatTTGGCTCCTCAGCTCTTCCATGTCCACTTgggaatgtattttattgttctttaacattttcattttcttgaataACATACCAAATGATCTAAAGACCTCTGTGcttcttttaataataataatgcattctgtgtgcctcacagtgctgacgTTTTTGGTCTCAATCTCACCTCTAACCTTCTGCGACGAGTTTCCGTGTTCTCCCGATTCTTGCGTGAATTTTCTCTCTGGAACTTTTTTCTCTTGTCGATTTATGATGCTTTAAGGCAGCGGTCTGCAACCATTTTTTACGCTATGGACCAGTTTCATGTCGAGCAAAATTTTGACGGACCGGCGTAGAAACacgtaaaaataaattattcaaaataaaactcatCATTACGCTTAATGTACAGAAGAGGTTGTCATTAGTGGGAGCTATGCCTTTGGTTCGCAACAAATTTGTCCCCTTTTGACGCAATGGGAGACAGTGAGACCCGTGATGTCCACTTGCGccatcattttgttttggtcactGCCATTACAGAAATCCCAAATGATGTTGCAGATATTTGAAATGCTCATTGAGGATAGGAGGAATCAAGTTACGGATATCACTCATGTTCTTTTTGACTAGGTGAAACTGAATTACTGATACAGTATCTTCAACACGTGTCCAGTCCAGCTATGAAATGTTGAGAAGGCTTGCCATACAAGCGAGCATTCCCATATTCCTATCTGAGCAGCTGGTAAAGCTGGGAGTAATGTACATGGACGCACTGGTCTTTTAACCagcttaaaaaaatctaaataaaaaaggtgCCGCTGCCTCGGGCCTTTGTGACCAGATGTACATGAGCTATTTTTATCCTGAGAGatatgatgacatcatcaataaGCTTTATCGCAATTGGTTGGTTAAATCCAAATCTGTACCTTCGTCCAAACGTATAACTCTTACCGATTATACCGCGCACCCCTACTTAATAGCCACATATTACACAGAGTGGGTTTGGTGTGTGAGAATCACCTGTAACTAAAAACTCGTATTTCAAGTAAAACTGCTgctgatataatttttttcttgaatgttgTAGGCTCTTCCTCTGGCTTATCATGTGGCATATTCTCCTTTCCaaagatatttgtattttgcttctttttttgctAGCTTGTGGGCGTACATTTTTACTACCATTAGCACGTGAATGGGATGAGCGGTTTGATATGTAAATTTCTTTTGGACTCTTGATcatgaatattttttgttcagtctTCCTGTGCTGCATCGTCGTCTCATGGACATGTACTGGTCCATTGCCCAGTCGTTGAGGTCTGCTGCTTTAATGTATCCAGCCTGTAGTTTGTGTTCTGGGGCTGACATCTCTATTACCATCCCTTCCACATACACTAAAGTAGAAACATTTTTAACTGCACTCTACAACTTTGTGGAAGCATGAATTTAGTCCTTCTGCTATATTGAATAGTTTGAATTTAAGCTTCTGATGTTCCTTGGCTTTGCCTTGATGTAAAACCACATCGAGCCAGCAACATATACTGATTTAAATTTTTCTGTCTCCATAGAATTACACGAAGGCCATGAGGCTGTTTGTCGGGGAGCCTGTGTGGAAAGCCTACAACAGGCCAGCAGATGACTATGAGATACGAAAGAAATATATGGTTTCTCCACAGGAATCctgaaaaagtgaaattacAAGACTGCACAGTCTGTCACCATGTAAccacaagttttattttttttaaacatttatttaaatagtaATGTAATTTGAAATCAAAGCATTGATGCATCAAGTATGTGTAAGATTTTTGTAACTGAAACTTTACACCACCACTCCACAGTAGTGTAGTGACATTTGTTTGCCAGGTTCTATAAATCCAGCAGCGTATTAACAAACAAACTAATGCGACGAACATGCCCCCCCGCcaacaataaaatgtcactGTCGTCAATGAAAGTATGGTATGGAGTTTTCCTATGCACTTTAAACTAACATTGCTTTTATTATGGTAAAGAAAACATTCATACATAATTATGATGAACACTGTATATAGACAGTaaaattgaatgtttttaagaacATAATTGCGCTAATCATTTAATCTGAAAAACAATGACCATTGTATTTTccattatatacacacacacatactataTTCCCATGTatatactcacacacacacgggaaggTACAATACAATCACAGTGGTTTATGTATATTGTATGCAGTGCATGCTTAATGGACTTGAAGCATAGTGAGTCTTAGTATAATGCCCTTGTCTCACAAACTGGACAAACTAATGGCTGCAAGAAAACTTCGTTTATATTCAAACTCAGCTCGTCTTACATTGTGAACCTGCAGATTTGATAGAATGTAATTAAGTGGACCcccgcagattcacctattcacagaatttcttttttcaaatgttcttttttcccttttttggaGTGAACCAACACCGAAAACACCAATTGGTGGTATATACCCATTTATTCAAGTTATTTttgggtataaaaaaaaataaaaaaataatgggcACGCACTCTATTGCCAAAAGTGTtatatagggttgaggtcaggattgtgcaggccagtcaagttcatccacatcaaactctcaaactgctcccacaaagttggaaatgtccaaaatattagcccgtgagatccagtgaaaggaactgtgaatgcttcagcatagcAAGAGATAGttgacagtcaaacagtttggggattacccattcctcttccaacatgtctgtgcaacgtccataaagacatggatgaaataatttggtatggatgaacttgactctGCTGCCCTCAatctgatagaacacctttgggttgtttttgagtggacagtgagccaggccttctcatccaacatcagtatgtgacctcacaaatatgctcctggaagaatggccAAGAATTCCAATAAACTCACTCCAAAACCTTGTTGAAaaccttcccacaagagttgatgCTGTTACagcagctgcaaagggtagaccaacatcatattaaaccatatggatttagaatgggatatcacaaGATCATATGTGagccaaggcaggtgagcaaatacctttggcaatgtagtgtatatatatatatatatttccaatgTAATTAATTATGATGGGCATCAATTATCCGCAGGTTTTCGCTATTCGTAGTCTGGCTTGGTCCTTATCCCCCATGAATAGTGGAGGTCCACTGTATTGATATAATTAAATACCACCTGTGAGGCAGTTGGCTTAGCATCAAAGCTCATCGATATATGCCCAACTTTTGTACTTGCTGGCCTTGCAAGCCTGTTGAGTACGAGCAGCATACTATTAGACCTAGCACAAAACACTTATGCGCCACAACTTCAActgtcaaaatgtcaacataTGGCGGAGCTGACGTGTCTTTTTAATGTCTGGCTGATTTAATAAGAGTGTaagtattttaattatattgttAACAAAATTTTCAACAAATCTTAATTTGCCAACCAGTTCAATTGAAGGTGTCATCGGAAAAAAACTCTAGTTTGAATAGTCAAGCTTTTAAGAAGTACTGTAtaatattgtgtaaaaaaataaataaaacaaaaacaacaaaatatcaaCAATGGGGAGTTACTGTATTTCCTAATTGTCAAAGCATTCCTTAACAATTCTAATGTCTACAGATGGGGTTTAGCCTCTTATTTTTGGTAGAAGAAAACTAATGCGGTCAATGTGTTTGAAAATGCTTTTGAGAAACCAATCTAAGCACTGAACAGTCACCTCTCTCTTGTAGGAGCAATACCCACATTGGGAGTGTAGGGGGTTGCTTGTACAGTAGATCATGTGCTCTTCCCCAAGGCCTCATTTTTTCAAACCAGTTTGAGGCACTGAGTGTTGAAGCTGTCTCCTTCTCGGCAGGCCACAGCCTCCAACAGCGCCTGCTTCTTCTGGGTGCTGCGTGAAGATTCCAGTTCATACATAGTGGTTAGGTTGAAGAGAACACTCTCGTGGAGGTAGAGGGCTGGGTCTTGCTGCACCAGGCCTTCGAGCTTGCCCAGGGATTCCTTGAGACGGCCCAGGTAGAGCAGGCACACTGCTGCGTTGTTGTTGGCCTTGAGACAGATAATTATTTAGCAGTGTATCCATAGCGCACAATACAATAACtaaaatggctttaaaaaaaatctgaagcgTTTGTCTATCTCCTTGGAAAGAATAAAAATTGAGGTGTCTTATTATTTCATAGTCGATGCAGAAAGACTTACAACTGGGTTTTTTGGATCCATCTTTAAAACTTCCATGAAGGATGTATGTGCTTCAGCATAGTTGTTCTGACTGAGGTAGACAAATGCCCTGGAAATCAACATAAAACAAGTAGTGCTTTAGGTACACTGGGGTTCTTGTGGTGTGTGTTTGTCGATTTCATAACAATCACCGTGTCCTGTAGGACCGCTGATCAGGAATGCAAATCATGGTAAAACCTATGCAGTGTCCCCCATCTTATCCACGATGCGCAACTCACAAATTCACCGATTCACGAATGTCCTTTGGAACCTGTCCTCTAGGGCCGCGCAGTTAATCGAATTTTAACCATGATcgtgattttggctgccacgattaaatgagtcTGATCGTTAgcgattttttacatttaaaatgcggtcACTGTTGCATACAgtgtgaaaagtgcttcatttgcagcagtgccctcAACCTAGTCAGTCAGCCACCAGGGTACAaacatggttaaggcttcattaagctctGGCAGTGCACTCCGGTGtcagcttcaaaataaaagcctaaaatggcattaatgtccaatgtagtaagatatgaagcttttattttgaaattggccCTCTTAGCACGTTGGCAGAGAGGTggcgtgtcacggtaagacacgATTAACAATCATTGTAGCGGCTGCCTTAACTTCAACTTTTTGGCTGCACTGACCACAATGAAAAAAACCCAGGATTAAATAGAGAgagaaatcacaactgtcaagtTCTTTCCAGTTTGTGActgtgcacgactgaccaacggtcaagcagaacaaagGAGATGTACCGTcctgacaattcactatattgacgatgggcattttcaaatgaaaagtcggtgcttgcagcctaatgttattggcTTCTATGCATGAACTATATTTGCTTCgattaagttgcaattcatgattgcactttataatagcacatttattcagttagcccttgctaaggtagaattttatgggtatatttgtttttttaaattattatctgccatttattcttatttaaagattcattttgaactgaaaactgtttCATCTTGTTTGTTAAGAAGTAGTGCAATAATTataaagatttttccctaacatgaggaacAACCGTGATTAATCactgtgattacaatattgatcaaaatagtCGGGATTATTAtattggccataatcgtgcagccctacagTCCTGTTATTTCCTGAACAACTCCTCGCTGTTTTTTTGCTCTGAAACAtgctaaaatgccacaagatggcgccaaaaaCCTGTTACCTGTCTAATAGTCATACAATGCCACCAGATAGTGtctttggtgccaaggaactacagtAATACCTTGACTGACTTGTCCCAACTTTTGAGTTTTTCGAGTAATGAGCTGTCGtctggtggatttttttcccttttagtTTGCAAGCTAAAATTGTAATTACTagtgagcttcagatatgcGGCAGCTCAATGtaagtgaaaagaaaagaaggggAGTGACAAGTCCCTGATGAAACTTTAGTTGTTGATTGAAAGGTAGAAATACTAAATAAGAAACGCTCGATAGTAGCTACCGTTGCCCAAACCTTATGCCCAGAAGCTCACATACAGACTAACCACCATGttcctgacgtcactcactaAGGTCATGCCCCCTAAAGGCATGCAACTCAGGTGCACAGGTGTTGTGACTTCTTCCTTTAGAAAAgctaaattgattaaaaaaataacaaacaataaGATAGAGTGTAGGTGGCATGGtgaaggactggttagcacatctgcctcacacttctgaggacccaggttcaaatcctcccctgtgtggagtttgcctgttctccctgtgtctggatgagttttcgccgggtactcaggtttcctcccacatccccaaaacatgcatgtcagtttaattgagaactctaaaatgcgtaggtgcaaatgtgagtctgaatggttgtttgtttatatgtgccctgcgattggttggcgaccagttcaggatgtacctcgcctctcgcccagtgtcagctgggataggctccagcacccccgcaaccctagtgaggataagcggtatggatggatggaagatagaTTGTAATTTTGAGAACATTCATTGTGTAGGCTGATTATGAAACGAATTAACCTTGTAGGTAAAGGTACCATTGTACGTTGAAGTACACTAAGACAAATAAGAAAATTTTTCGtgggggcgtcaattacttaCAATCTTTGCTATTTGTGGCCCTACCTCCCGTGAATAACAGGCTATTACTGAGTTTTCAAAAAGGCACTGCACACTTTTATTTAACACACATCTTTCAATactaaatacagaaaaataaggCCACAGTGACTTTCCGATGTTTCAATATAGAATACAGGAGGTACATATGTATTCAACTGTTTACTGAAATGTctgttcataaaaatacaagtgtacACTGACTTTCCAACCAACTTGAACTATACTTAGGTCCTGTCCACACAGAAACAAGTTTCACTGTGTCcgcaaagattttattttcttctatcCTTTGAGGTTTTGTACACATGGAGCTGGTGTTTTGGCACCCTGAAAACAATCACTT of the Phycodurus eques isolate BA_2022a chromosome 14, UOR_Pequ_1.1, whole genome shotgun sequence genome contains:
- the adi1 gene encoding acireductone dioxygenase, producing MAMEAWYMDNSDEDQRKSHKLEPNRPVSLEELKHLGVLHWKLNADIYETDPELQRIRKERGYSYMDIITIEKNTLPNYEEKLKMFFEEHLHLDDEIRYILDGQAYFDVRDKEDRWIRIAMRTGDLITLPAGIYHRFTLDESNYTKAMRLFVGEPVWKAYNRPADDYEIRKKYMVSPQES